In Nitrosococcus halophilus Nc 4, the genomic stretch GGATCTCATGGAAGCCGCCGCCCAGCGCGACACCGTTGCTAAACCGTTGGCTTGTGTCCGTATCCCAAGTGACTCGGGCTATCAGGTCTGGTAACCAACCCCGTTCACGGAACACCGTCTTAGCGACGCCGACGGTAATGTCCCCAAGTGATGAGCCTAGATCGTTCGTTTCCCTAAATGAAACCTGCCCTGCCGGTTGTACCAAAGTTTGGTCCACAACCCGGGCAGGAAGACTGAGTTCTAGTTGGGAATCGAAAGGCAAACCAAAGCGGGTAAAGAAACCCGCATCAAATTCGTTGCGGCGAAGCTCCGCGTTTCTTGTTAATACTTGACCGCTCTCTCCGAGGACAAGCGTAGGTGAAAATTGCTCCCGTCGACTATAGACCACAAAAGGCTGGACTTCCATGAGGCCAAATGGCAAGAGTAAAGCACCTACCTGGGTTAAGGTCCTTTCTAACGCTCGTTCGGCTGCATCTTCGTCCACCTCGAATGTGCCAGGGGCGGATGATTTCGCCTTTTTTTCTGGGAGCTTTTCCTGGGCTTGGGCCTGTTGGATGGGTTTCTTTGATTGGGCTGCCGGAACGGCGGGCTTAGGGAGGGGATGCCTTGGAGGCTGCTTTACCTGAGGCGATGGAGAGGGTGGCGGTGTCGTGCCGACAAGACGCTCAAGTTGCTCTACCCGTTTCTGGAGATCTTCAATCAGAGCATCGCGCTCTGCAATTTTCCGGTCCCGCTTCTCAAGCTTTTCCAGCAATTGCTGGGTAATTTCCGGCGTTTCTTGGGCGTATCCTAGCTGATTACTAACAATAAAGAGGCCTATTACCAGAAATGCAGTCAATAACCCGCTTCTATTTCGCAGGTTTAAGAATACTGCCAGCTTCATTATTCCCCCTAAATTATTATGGTTATGGTGATTGCGTCCGCTATCGCAACATGACAAAATCACTCGTTTTAGGCGTTAGGCGATTAGGTGGTTCTATCCCATCCCGTCGTGTGACGATGAAGCCAACTTTACCAAATTGCGGATATTCAATCCAAAATTGTTTGAACTTTCTTATAAGCATAGTACGGTTGCCCCATGCCGGGTCCGCCAACAGCACCCGGTTACCCTGCACACCTCGGAAGATAACAAAGTGGTTGTAACCATGGGTGTTAATGGGAACCAATATCGGCGCCCGCTCGATAAGATCCTCTAATGCTAGCTTGCCATAGCCGATTCCCTTATACCCTCGGGAGTCCACGAAACGTTTAAGGTCCAAGAGGGAAAAACCCTCCCGGATTTGTACAATTGCTGGATTTTTGAGATATTCCTTCCGGGTCATAAGAGCTTTGGCCACCTCTTTCTCGGCCACAGAGTCCCCATGTTGATAATTCAATAATGTGGCTAAAGCCGCCGCTCCACAACTGAGATCCCATTGTTGTAAGATAACGTTTTCGCGACGC encodes the following:
- a CDS encoding C39 family peptidase, with the protein product MIRKQGCSPVYAVLLIVLLLANFAGTAEGRQVKSLLEMRRENVILQQWDLSCGAAALATLLNYQHGDSVAEKEVAKALMTRKEYLKNPAIVQIREGFSLLDLKRFVDSRGYKGIGYGKLALEDLIERAPILVPINTHGYNHFVIFRGVQGNRVLLADPAWGNRTMLIRKFKQFWIEYPQFGKVGFIVTRRDGIEPPNRLTPKTSDFVMLR
- a CDS encoding transporter produces the protein MKLAVFLNLRNRSGLLTAFLVIGLFIVSNQLGYAQETPEITQQLLEKLEKRDRKIAERDALIEDLQKRVEQLERLVGTTPPPSPSPQVKQPPRHPLPKPAVPAAQSKKPIQQAQAQEKLPEKKAKSSAPGTFEVDEDAAERALERTLTQVGALLLPFGLMEVQPFVVYSRREQFSPTLVLGESGQVLTRNAELRRNEFDAGFFTRFGLPFDSQLELSLPARVVDQTLVQPAGQVSFRETNDLGSSLGDITVGVAKTVFRERGWLPDLIARVTWDTDTSQRFSNGVALGGGFHEIRGSLTALKRQDPLAFTGNFFYESSFEKDNIDPGDKFGFSIGALLAASPATSLRLELQQVFSQELEVNGGDIPGSNQVSSSFIFGASSVLGRGILLSISGGIGLTEDAPDYFINFALPIRFGIPFR